From Bacillus rossius redtenbacheri isolate Brsri chromosome 16, Brsri_v3, whole genome shotgun sequence, a single genomic window includes:
- the LOC134539842 gene encoding uncharacterized protein LOC134539842 isoform X2 yields MPIPRAAVWIPQFGTDLMEWPLTHPWTEPASRPRTMCVELCVSGAGDERRGILPELIGSYVLWDMLENEEKDRATLLLRLGRLHSERRGVARFVLRNDPELRDGGSLTMLRQHGFETTCLLSPLGRDALAVSPRRLRELVRGFAFWELLSLEQQERVAELGRLQRTHAQLSEIVEEVLKLDPHLRDRESLGILRDAGLTKFLPC; encoded by the coding sequence ATGCCCATCCCGCGTGCAGCCGTATGGATCCCTCAGTTCGGGACGGACTTGATGGAGTGGCCGCTCACGCACCCGTGGACGGAGCCCGCCTCTCGCCCCAGGACGATGTGCGTGGAGCTGTGCGTCTCCGGAGCGGGAGACGAGCGGCGCGGGATCCTCCCGGAGCTGATCGGCTCGTACGTGCTGTGGGACATGCTGGAGAACGAGGAGAAGGACCGGGCCACGCTGCTGCTCAGGCTCGGCCGGCTCCACTCGGAGCGCCGCGGGGTCGCCCGCTTCGTGCTCCGGAACGACCCGGAGCTCCGGGACGGGGGCAGCCTGACGATGCTGCGGCAGCACGGCTTCGAGACGACCTGCCTGCTGAGCCCCCTCGGCCGCGACGCGCTCGCCGTCTCCCCCCGGCGGCTGAGGGAGCTCGTCCGGGGCTTCGCCTTCTGGGAGCTGCTGTCCTTGGAGCAGCAGGAGCGGGTCGCGGAGCTGGGGAGGCTGCAGAGGACCCACGCGCAGCTGTCCGAGATAGTCGAGGAGGTGCTCAAGCTCGACCCTCACCTCCGCGACCGGGAGAGCCTGGGGATCCTCCGCGACGCGGGCCTCACCAAGTTCCTCCCCTGCTGA